The Triticum aestivum cultivar Chinese Spring chromosome 7B, IWGSC CS RefSeq v2.1, whole genome shotgun sequence genome window below encodes:
- the LOC123158059 gene encoding uncharacterized protein — translation PITFDHLDYSRSIRNAGWTALILDPIIDGLQFTQVLMDGGSDLNLLYPDTIRKLGIDPTKIRHSRTSFKGVTPGPYAKSTGSLRLEVMFGSPDNFRREKLIFHVAPFKSSHQALLGREAFARFNAIPHYASLTLKMPGPRGIISLQGRSRPRTRLGESSTNKLGASYPHTPSQGAVRMNNKSQ, via the coding sequence ccaattactttcgaccacctggattattccagaagtattcgaaacgcaggatggactgctctgatattggatcctataatcgacggactacaatttacacaagtcctaatggatggcggcagcgatttaaacctgctatatccggacacaatccgcaagttggggatagaccctactaaaattcgccatagccgcacttccttcaaaggagtgacgccaggcccttatgccaagtCCACGGGATCCTTAcgactagaagttatgttcggttcacccgacaacttccgtcgcgaaaagctaatcttccatgtcgccccatttaaaagtagccatcaagcactattgggacgtgaagcttttgcccgctttaacgcaataccgcactacgcgtctcttacacttaaaatgcccggtccacgcggcatcatctcattacaagGTCGCTCAAGACCCCGTACACGGCTAGGCGAGTCTAGCACAAATAAACTAGGGGCTTCCTAtccacacaccccttcacaaggggctgtgcgtatgaACAATAAGAGCCAAtga